One Onychomys torridus chromosome 17, mOncTor1.1, whole genome shotgun sequence genomic window carries:
- the Nr2f6 gene encoding nuclear receptor subfamily 2 group F member 6, whose amino-acid sequence MAMVTSGWGGPGGGDTNGVDKAGGSYPRATEDDSASPPGVASDAEPGDEERPGLQVDCVVCGDKSSGKHYGVFTCEGCKSFFKRSIRRNLSYTCRSNRDCQIDQHHRNQCQYCRLKKCFRVGMRKEAVQRGRIPHALPGPAACSPPGAAGVEPFAGPPVSELIAQLLRAEPYPAAGRFGGGGAVLGIDNVCELAARLLFSTVEWARHAPFFPELPAADQVALLRLSWSELFVLNAAQAALPLHTAPLLAAAGLHAAPMAAERAVAFMDQVRAFQEQVDKLGRLQVDAAEYGCLKAIALFTPDACGLSDPAHVESLQEKAQVALTEYVRAQYPSQPQRFGRLLLRLPALRAVPASLISQLFFMRLVGKTPIETLIRDMLLSGSTFNWPYGSG is encoded by the exons ATGGCCATGGTGACCAGTGGCTGGGGCGGCCCCGGCGGCGGCGACACGAACGGCGTGGACAAGGCCGGCGGGAGCTACCCACGCGCCACCGAGGACGACTCGGCGTCGCCTCCCGGGGTGGCCAGCGACGCGGAGCCGGGCGACGAGGAGCGCCCAGGGCTGCAGGTGGACTGCGTGGTGTGCGGGGACAAGTCCAGCGGCAAGCACTACGGAGTGTTCACCTGCGAGGGCTGCAAGAGTTTCTTCAAGCGCAGCATCCGCCGCAACCTGAGCTACACCTGCCG GTCTAACCGAGACTGTCAGATTGACCAGCACCACCGGAACCAGTGTCAGTACTGCCGCCTAAAGAAGTGTTTCCGGGTGGGCATGCGCAAGGAGG CCGTGCAGCGCGGCCGAATCCCGCACGCGCTCCCGGGTCCCGCGGCCTGCAGTCCCCCGGGCGCGGCGGGCGTCGAGCCGTTCGCGGGGCCGCCGGTGTCCGAGCTGATCGCGCAACTGCTGCGCGCCGAGCCCTACCCCGCGGCCGGGCGcttcggcggcggcggcgccgtGCTGGGCATCGACAACGTGTGCGAGCTGGCGGCGCGCCTGCTGTTCAGCACGGTCGAGTGGGCCCGCCACGCGCCCTTCTTCCCCGAGCTACCGGCCGCCGACCAGGTGGCGCTGCTGCGGCTCAGCTGGAGCGAGTTGTTCGTGCTGAACGCGGCGCAGGCGGCGCTGCCGCTGCACACAGCGCCGCTTCTGGCCGCCGCGGGGCTGCACGCCGCGCCCATGGCTGCCGAGCGCGCAGTGGCCTTCATGGACCAGGTGCGCGCCTTCCAGGAGCAGGTGGACAAGCTGGGCCGCCTGCAGGTGGACGCCGCCGAGTACGGCTGCCTCAAGGCCATCGCGCTCTTCACGCCTG ATGCTTGTGGCCTTTCTGACCCAGCCCATGTGGAGAGCCTGCAGGAGAAGGCACAGGTGGCCCTCACCGAGTATGTGCGTGCCCAGTACCCATCGCAGCCCCAGCGCTTTGGGCGCCTGCTGCTGCGGCTGCCAGCCTTGCGTGCTGTGCCAGCATCCCTCATCTCCCAGCTTTTCTTCATGCGCCTGGTTGGCAAGACACCGATCGAGACGCTCATCCGAGACATGCTACTATCAGGGAGCACCTTCAACTGGCCCTACGGCTCGGGCTAG